The nucleotide window CTTGACCACGGGCACCCGCCGGACCACCCAGGCTTGCGCCTGAGCAGCTTCGACCTCCTGTATAGCGGCCGCACGCGCCGTATTGCCAGCGAATCAGCGCGTGGACTACGTCGGCCGCGAAGGCGATGCGTATCGTGGACAAAGGCCCCGCCCCAGGGCCGGGGCGTGGGTGCATCCTCGAGGAGGAGGTGGTCGGTATGACCGCCGGCGCGGTCTTTTCCGGCCCGCAGTGGCAGCGCTTCGCCACCACCGACTCCGATCAGGCGCACGCCTTCATCCGGCGATCCCTGATCGACGTCAACGTGCGATTCGCCGGCGAGGGACCCGGCGGAGCCGGCCTGCGCACCGTCTTCACCCAACTCGACGACGTCAGGGTCAACCGGCTGCACTACTCGGCGCGCACCCGGCTCGACACGTCGCCCGCCGGGGACCTGATCGTCACCCACCTGATGAGCGGGTACTACGTCGCGGCACACGGCAAGGACGAGTACCTGTTGCGGCCGGGTGACGTGGTGCTGATCCTGCCGGACCAGCCCTTGGAGGTCGACTTCGGCGACGTCGACGCGCTGAACGTCCGGCTGCCCCGAAAGCTGCTCGAAGAGGTCGCGGACGCACAGACCGGTATCAGCGGCGCGGACCTGCGCTTCGACACCCCTCGGCCGATCTCCGCGGCGCTGGGCCGCCACTGGGTGCACACCGTCGCCTACCTCACGCGCACCGTGCTGTCCGACCCCGCACTCATGTCGAACCCGCTGATCGCCGGGCAGGCTCGCCAGCTTCTCGCGTCGACGGCGCTGGCGGTGTTCCCCAACACCGGCCACGACGTGCGGCCGCGGCACCCGGGAGAGGTCTCGTCGCAGGTGTTGCGCCGGGCGATGGCCTTCGTCGAGGAGAACATCGACCGGTCGCTCACGGTGGCGGAGATGGCCGCCGCGGCAGGCGTACGCCCCCGCGCGCTTCAGCTCGCGTTCCGCCGCCACCGCGACACCACGCCGACGCAGTACGCCCGCACCGTCCGCATGGAGAGGGCGCACCGCGATCTGCAGGCCTCGGACCCGACCACCGGCGTCACCGTCGCGATGATCGCCAACCGGTGGGGCTTCACCCACCTCGGGCGGTTCAGCACCGACTATCGCGCCGCATACGGCACCAGCCCCAGCCGTACCCTGCGTACCTGATCTTTGTGGCAGGGTTGCCGGGTGTCCGACCGCGTGGAGCGCCACACCGAACTGTCCGAAAGGCTCGCCGCGCTCCGCGACGGCGAGGTCGAGGCGCTGCTCGCCGAGGCCGCGGCGTCCGCCGCGGGCATCGGCGGGACGACGGTTACGGTCCAGGTCGGCGGCCTGCCGGTGTTCGTGAAGCGGGTGCCCCTGACCGACCTGGAACGACGCCCGGAGAACGTCGGCTCGACGGCGAACCTCTTCCGGCTTCCGCTGTTCTATCAGTACGGCATCGGCTCGACCGGTTTCGGCGCCTGGCGGGAGGTCGCCGCGCACGCCATGACGACCCGCTGGGTGCTGGAGGATCGCTTCGACGGCTTTCCGCTGCTGTACCACTGGCGCGTGCTGCCGCGGCGGCCGGATCCGATGCCGGACGCCGAGCTGGAACGCTGGGTGACCCACTGGGACGGCGACGACGAGGTACGCGCCCGGCTGCTGGCGATCGGCTCGGCCTCGGCCGACGTGGCCCTGTTCATGGAGCACATCCCGTACACGGTGGACGCCTGGCTGACCGCGCGCACCGCCGACGGTGGCGAGGCCGCCGACGCCGCGTACGCGTTCGTCGACGGCGCCCTGCGTGCCGGCGTGGACTTCCTGGAGTCGCAGGGGTTCCTGCATTTCGACGCGCATTTCCGCAACCTGCTGACCGACGGCCGTCGCCTCTACTTCGCCGACTTCGGCCTGGCCGCGCACGCACGGTTCGACCTCAGCGCCGAGGAGTCCGCCTTCGTACGGCGGCACCGCAGCTACGACCGCTGCTACACGGCCACCCACCTGACCGTCTGGCTGGTGAGCAACCTGCTGAAGATCCCCTGGCAGGACTGCCCGGCCTACCTGCGCGAGCACGCCCGCAAGCCCTGGGACGTCGAGGCCTCGGCGTGCGCCGGCCGGATCGTGGCGCGGCACACGCCCGTCGCGGTGGCCACGGAACGGTTCTTCGAGGACATCGTGAACGTCAGCAAGCGCACGCCGTACCCCGCCGATGAGCTCGGCGGGATCCTCAGCCGACGAGCGGCCTGAGCGCGGCGCCCACCTGGGTGACGAAGCCGGGCCGGTGGCCGTTGCGGACCAGGTTGATGGTGATCCCGTCGATCCCCGCGCCCAGCACCCGCTCGTGCAGCTGCTCGGCGACCTGGTCCGGCGTGCCGAGGAAGACCCGGTTGCGGCGGTCCTCGGGAACGAGCTCGCCGAGCTCCTTCACCTCCTGCTCCGTCTCGCCGACCAGGCCCATGCTCAGGTAGCTGGTCGCCAGCGTGGCGGGGTCGCGGCCGATCTCCTCGCAGCGCTGCCGCAGCACGGCGACCTTGTGCGGCAGCTCCGCGACGTCGCAGATGATGTTCATGTGGTCGGCGAAGCGGGCGGCGAGCCGGAACGTCTTCTGCTCGCCGCTGCCGCCCAGCATGATCGGGATGGTCGGGCGCAGCCGCGGGTTGTT belongs to Amorphoplanes digitatis and includes:
- a CDS encoding protein kinase family protein — protein: MSDRVERHTELSERLAALRDGEVEALLAEAAASAAGIGGTTVTVQVGGLPVFVKRVPLTDLERRPENVGSTANLFRLPLFYQYGIGSTGFGAWREVAAHAMTTRWVLEDRFDGFPLLYHWRVLPRRPDPMPDAELERWVTHWDGDDEVRARLLAIGSASADVALFMEHIPYTVDAWLTARTADGGEAADAAYAFVDGALRAGVDFLESQGFLHFDAHFRNLLTDGRRLYFADFGLAAHARFDLSAEESAFVRRHRSYDRCYTATHLTVWLVSNLLKIPWQDCPAYLREHARKPWDVEASACAGRIVARHTPVAVATERFFEDIVNVSKRTPYPADELGGILSRRAA
- a CDS encoding AraC family transcriptional regulator, producing the protein MTAGAVFSGPQWQRFATTDSDQAHAFIRRSLIDVNVRFAGEGPGGAGLRTVFTQLDDVRVNRLHYSARTRLDTSPAGDLIVTHLMSGYYVAAHGKDEYLLRPGDVVLILPDQPLEVDFGDVDALNVRLPRKLLEEVADAQTGISGADLRFDTPRPISAALGRHWVHTVAYLTRTVLSDPALMSNPLIAGQARQLLASTALAVFPNTGHDVRPRHPGEVSSQVLRRAMAFVEENIDRSLTVAEMAAAAGVRPRALQLAFRRHRDTTPTQYARTVRMERAHRDLQASDPTTGVTVAMIANRWGFTHLGRFSTDYRAAYGTSPSRTLRT